Part of the Candidatus Eremiobacteraceae bacterium genome, CGCTTGAACTTCAGCAACGCGTCCGAGGATGCGCTCGTGACCGGGATCGAGCGGCTCGGAGACCTGGTGAAAACGCATCTGGCGAAACGCTAGCGGCGCCGCTTTTCCCTTTCTGCTCATCGCGCTGTTAGCGGCGAGGCCCGCGGACGCCGGCGAGCAGCGACAGACCGTCTCCATTTCAGGCACCGCGGTGCGCTTCTACGCCTCGCACCTGCTGCTCGATGCGACCGGCGCCGCGTACATCGACGACGGAGTCGTGCACGTCAGCGCCGACCACATCACGCTCGATCTGCGCGCCAAGCGCTACCTCGCTATCGGCAACGTCGTGGTCACGCCCGCAGTCGCGCAAACCGCGCCCGGTTCTGTGCACAGCGTGCGTGGCGACGTCTTTGGCGAGGACTTCGCCAAGAGACAAGGTCTGCTCGTCGCGCTCGATGAGCCTCCCGTGCGCCACGTCGTGCAAGCCGGAGTCATCGGCGGTGAGCCGCCGCCAAGCGCGCAAACGGCGGAGCCGCTGACCGTTCCCGATTTCGGCGGCGAAACGCCGTTCGCGGTGGCGGCGCGTGCGGTGGCGCACGTGGGCGCCGACGTGCGGCTGACCAAGGTCAAGGTCGCGTTGCCGGGCGCGCGCAGCCTTCCGTTGCCGTCATACGTCTACACGTACTCGTCCGATCCCGGCTACGCGATCAGCAACCTCGCGGGCGCGAGCGAAGACGTGCCGCTGTACTTCGGCAGCACGCGCGACTCGGTGCAGGGCATCCACTTCATCTACCGGCAGGACATCAAGTTCGGTTTGGGCTTCGACCAGCGGATCATCGACACGCCGCGCGGTTACGCGATCGGGTCGCTCTCGCCGCTCTTCGGCAACCAGAAGACATTCAATTTCACCTGGCAAGACCGCATCAACGCACACACCCAGCAATCGCTCACGTCGACGAGCATCCAAGGCATCGGCACCATCAATTCGTACGACGTCAGAGACGGCGTGCACCGCTCGTTCTTCGAGCTCACCGGTTCGCAGTATCATCAATCGTTGGGCGCCCTGCTCGCGTGGCAGAGCTACGACGAGGCCCTGGCCAAACAAGGCGTGTTCTCGAACTTGCTCTTCCATTTGCGCTCGGAGGTCGGCACCACCCACACGCCGATCACACCCGGCTACTCGCCCTTCCCGACCGACATCTTCTTGCCGCAATGGTACCAGCATGTCGGCTTCGAGGCGTACGTCGCCACCAGGCCGCTCGCGCTGGGTCCTGGCACGACGCTCAACGCGTCGGCGGACGACCGCTTCTTCCACGACACGCTGCCGCATCTGGAGAGCATCCAAGCCTACGCGCTGAATGTGACGCAGCGCGTCAACCGATTCGTCACGTTGAGCGGCGGCATCCTCGACACGCCGATCCATGACGGGTACCCGAGCATCGACGCCGGATACGCGAGCCACTTCACCGCGGAGACGGCGACCTTCCAATACAATCACGACGGTGTTTTCTCGCTATTGGTGACCGGCTCGCATGGAACCGGTTCGACGCAACTGCCCGCCGGCGTGGTCGTGACCCCGTGGGTCGTCGGCGCTGACGTCAGATTCCGCGTCAACCGCTCGCTCTCGCTCGAGCTCGGCAGGTCCTACTATTTCGGGTTCGAAGGTCAACGCTTCGGAACGATCACGTTTCAGCTTTTCCCATAGAGGCTTGTCGTTGAAGATCCTCGTGACTGGTGGTGCCGGCTACATCGGCGCCGTGCTCTGCGAGCAGCTGCTCGCGGCCGGCCATCAGGTGCGCGTGCTCGACCGCTTGTACTGGGGCTATACGCCGCTAGAGCACCTGCGCGGGCGCGTCGAGATCGTGCACGAAGACGTCCGCGCGATCAATCCGAGGGTCCTCGACGGGATCGACGGCGTCGCGCACCTCGCTGGCCTTTCGAACGATCCCACGGCCGAATATAATCCCGACGCGAACTGGCAGATGAACGCCGATGCGACCGCGCACCTCGCGGTCGCATGCAAGCAGCGCGGCATCACGCGCTTCACCTTCGGATCGAGCGCTTCGATCTACGACGGTCTGGGAGACGGCCTATTCGACGAGACCGCGCCGGTCAAGCCGCGCGGTGCATACTCGCTGTCCAAATTCGCGGCAGAACAGTCGCTGCTGAGCATCGCCGACGCGGATTTCGCCCCCGCCATCTTGCGCCAAGGCACGGTGTACGGCTACAGCCCGCGCATGCGCCTCGACCTGGTCGTCAATACGTTCATCAAGGACGCGCTCTTGCGAGGAACGCTGTTCCTGCACGGCGGCGGCTGGATGTGGCGGCCGCTCGTCGACATCACGGATGTCGCACGAGCGCACGTGCTCTGCCTTAGCGCTGACCCTGCGGACGTCGGCGGCCAGATCTTCAACGTCGTACATGGCAATTTCCAGATCCGCCAGCTCGCGATGCTGGTGGCCGGCTCGCTCTTGCTGCACGATAAGACCGTTCGGCTCGAGGACGCGCCGCTGCCGAAGATCAACCGCGACTACCGCTGCGCCAACGGCAAGCTCACGGAGAAGCTGGGTTTCACGCCGCACGTGACCGTGCTCGAGTCGATCGAGCGCATGCTCAAGGCGTTGCCGCTGCAGGATCCTTCGGAGCTGGCGCATCCGCGCTACTACAACATCAAATGGATGACGCTGCTCGAGGAGATCCTGTCCACGCACGCGGGCGAGCGCTCGATCTGGGATGTGGTGCCGCTCGATGCGGCCGTCGGCGCTAGGGCGCCTTCATCACTCGACGGACCAAGCCCATCCAAAAGCCTTCGGTCGCTCTGAACGGAGCGATGAGCACGAACCACGGCCCGTGCGCCACGTAATCCTCGTCGCGATCGATCAGCCCGATGATCCACGGATGACGCGCCGGAAGTAGTCTCGACCACCGCTGTAATCGCTCTTCGTCAAAGCCGCGCTGCCGCAACTCCTCAAGCACGCCGGCGTCGTCCGGATTCGCAGCGACGATATCGGCGAACTGGCTTGTCGTCAGCCCCAGTCTGCGCAACATGCCGATGTCGACCGGCGAGTGGCCGAACAAATACGCTCCGAGCTCTCCGCGCTGCGCCATACGCGCCTTGTCGATGAGCCGGGGCAACCAGCGGATGCCGTCGAGCGTCTCGGTCCAGCGCCGCGGCCTACTTGACATGGCCCTTCGCTTTCAAGTAATCGCTCAGCGCTTCGCGCCACGGCCGCGCCTTGAGGCCAAGCGCGCCGAGTTTCTCGCTGGTCATCGCCGAGTAGGCGGGCCGGCGCACACCCATCGGCAGATCCTTGATCCGGATCGGCTCCGCACGCACCCGCATGCGGCATTGCGCGAAGATCTCGTCGGCGAACTCGCGCCACGAAACCGCACCCTCGTTGGAAAGATGATAGGTGCCGGTGGGCGCCTTCCGTTCCAAGAGGTCGAGCAGCAAAGCAGCGGCGTCTGCGGTGGAGGTCGGCGACGAGACGATGTCATCGACGACGCGCGGGCTCTCGCCGCGCTGGCCCTGCACCAACATCGTCTCGACGAAGTTACCGCCTTTGCCGCGGTTGCCTGCGACACCGAACAGGCTGCTCACGCGCATGATGTAGTGCTGTTTGTTGAGGCGCACCAGCGCTTCGCCGGCGGCCTTGCTCGACCCATAGACGGAGAGCGGCAACGTCGGGTCGCTTTCGACGTACGGGGTCTTCTTGGTGCCGTCGAAGACGTAGTCGGTGCTGATGTACACCGGTGTCGCGCCGCGGGCGGCGGCCGCCAATGCCGCATGGTATGCGCCGTGCACGTTCACCTCGACGGTCGCTGCCGGCAGCAGCTCGCAATCTTCGGTCTTGTTCATGGCCGCGGTGTTGACGACGGCGTCACCCGGGCCGATGTCCGCCAGCGCACGGTCGAGCGAAGCGCGGTCGCGCACGTCGCAGTCCTGGTGTGATAGCGCGATGACCCCAAGTCGGCGCTCGCGAGCGAGCCGCACCAGATCGCTGCCGAACTGCCCGGGCGCACCGATGACGGCTATCTTCATATGGAGAGGTTCGGCGCGCTCACCGCTGCGCAGCGGCAGACGCAGCGCGCCGCTCGACGTATTCAGCACCCATCGCGAGCAGCATCGCGAGTTCGCGGACGCGCAGCGCGGTGCCGACAGCGAGGAAGACGACGCCGCCGACCAGGATGGCGACGGCGAGCGTCGTCGCGTGCTGGAACAGCGTGCCGGCATCGTGCCAGAGCAGCCGGTGCACGAGCCAGGCCGCGGCGGCCATCGCGCCCGATGCGATGCCGACGCGCAGGATGCATGAGCCGATGAGGTCGCCGCCTTCGTCGACGGGTCCGATGCGGCGATGCAGCAGCCAGAACAGCACAAGAGCCTCGGTCAACGACGACATCGAGTTCGAGGCCGCCAGACCATTGACGCCATAGGGCCCGACCAGCAGTGCCGAGAGCACGACGTTTTGCGCCATCACGCCGATCGCCACGATCACGGGCGTGCGCGAGTCGCGCATCGCGAAAAAGCAGCGCGTGAGCACGATGCTCGCGGCGATGCCGAGGAGGCCGACCGCGTAGTATTGCAGCGCGCCGGCGGTGCGCACGACGTCTCCATAGGTGAACGCGCCGCGCTCGAAGAGCACGCTCAGGATCGGCTGCGCGAGCACGATGAGTCCAGCCGCCGCGGGGATCGTGATGAGCGCGGTCATGCGCAAGCCGGTCGATGCGGTTTGGCGCAGCGCGGCGGTCTCGCGCGTCGCGAACTGCGCCGACAGGATCGGGAAGATGACCGTTGCGATCGCCACGGCGAACAACTGCTGCGGGAAGCCGACGAGTTTGGTGGCGTAGTTCATCGCGGCGATCGCGCCGGCCGGCAGGTGCGAGCCGAAGTACTTGTCGACCAGCAGGTTCACTTGGCCGACGGCGGAGCCGACGATGATCGGCCCTAAGATCACGAACAGCGCGCTGATGCCCGGGTGTTTGAGATCGATGACCGGCAGGTAGCGGTTGCGCCGCAAGAAGCTCGGCACTTGCACGAGCAGCTGGGCAACGATTCCCGCGGCGGTGCCGAAGACCAGCGCGTAGATGCCGTACTGGTTGAAGAACAGCAGCACCCCGAGAATCGTCAATACGTTGAGCGCAATACCTTGGAGCGCCGCTGCTCGATAGCGCTGCTGTGCGTTGAGCACCGCCTGGAGCACGCCGGCGATCGACGTCGCGATGATCGTCGGCATCAAGATGCGCGTCATGCGGACCGTCACGGCCGCATGATCGGGCGAGAAACCGTTCGCGACGAGCTTGACGATCCACGGGGCCGCGAGCCACCCGAGCGCAGCGCAAGCGACCAGTAGGATGAGCAGCACGTTGATGACGGTGCTTGAGAGCCGCCACGCTTCGCCTTCGCGCTTCGAGGCGAAGTAATCGCTGAAGACGGGCACCAGCGCGCTTACCAGCGCACCGTTGAAAACGCCGAACACCAAGGTGGGGATGATGGCCGCGACGATGAACGCGTCGTACTCCCACGCCTCGCCGAAGTACTTCGCGTTGACGACCTCGCGCGCGAAGCCGAGGAGCATGCTGGCAAGCGTCGCGAGCATGACGGCAAGGGTCGACGCCGTGACGTGGGCCGACGGTCTGTTTAGAAAGCTCTGAGAAGGCTCCGCAACCTTCGCGACTGCCATGACCGTCAGGGTTCGGACCCGCGGCGGCGCCTGCCTACCGCGCAGGGCGGTGTCGCGTTGCGACATAACTACGCGCCTGGGGCAAAGCCGGGGGAACGGCCGACGATTTGACCACACAACGGTTCGTGGTCGTGATACCCGTGGCGCGGTATCACGAACGCCTAGCGCGATGTCTGGAAGCGTGCTCGCGATTGACGTACGAGCCGCGCACTATCTGCGTGGTCTCCGACGACCCGCTTGAGCTTCCGCACGATCAGCATTTCATCAACGTCGTCACCGGCGCCGGCGGACTGACCGGTCCGGGCGCCAAGCGCGACCTCGCGACTCTCGCGTGCCCTGATGCCGGCGTCTACGCCTATCTCGACGATGACGCGTATCCTCCACCGCAGTGGCTCGATGAAGCCGCCGCCGTATTGGATCAACACCCGGATGCAGCAGGGGCCGGCGGCCCTGGGTTGATGCCCGACGATCAGACCTTTTGGGAACGAGTGAGCTCGGCCGTGCTTGGGTCACCCGCGGGTAGCGGTCCCTTGCGCTTCCGATTCGTATTGGAAGCCGCGCGCGACTGCGACGATTTTCCCGCCTATGATATGTTCGTGCGCCGGCCGTGGCTCACGTCCGTCGGCGGGTGGGCGACGAACTGGTACGGCGGTGAGGATACGACGCTGTGCGCGCGGCTTGCCGATCGAGGCGGTTTGCTGCGCTACGACCCGCGCCTTTTCGTCTTTCACTACCGCCGGCCGTTGTGGCCGGCGCACGCGTGGCAGATCTACAACGTCGGACGCTCGCGCGGCTGTTTCATACGCGCCAAGGACTCGCGCTCGAGGCGGCTCGCCTTTGCCGGCCCGTTCGCGTTTCTGGCCGGCGTGCTCGGCTTTGCGCTGCTGCCCTTCTCCGGAGTGCCGGTCGCAGTGGCGCTTGGCGCAGCGGCGTGCGCGTACACGGCGCTCGCGCTGCTGGGGAGCACGCCGTCGGACGATTGGCGGGTACGGCTATTGACTCCGTTGGGCCTTATCATCCATCATGCGGCGTATGCGGCCGGTCTGACACTCGGGCTTCTCACTGGGAAGCGCACGGTGCGCGGAGAGGACATCACGCGATCCGCGTCTTGGTCGACCGAACGGTCTCCCACGCCGAATTCCGGACCGGGCTAGGCAGGCTGCTCGAAATCGTATACATCAGGGCCCAGCACGCGGCGCGCGCGGGCTTGCGCGCCGCGGTCGCCAAGACGGCGCTTGCGAGTACGTGGAAGGGAGTCGCCTCGACCCCGTAGCCGCGCCGTAGTTGGCGTTCTCCCTCGAGCACGCGCCGCGAGACGCGCCAGTAGTCGGCAAACGTCGTAGCGGGGTTGAGCTGACAGCGGGCCTCGGGGACGTACACGATCGTCCCTCCTTTGCGGAAGATGTGCATCGCGAGGTAATGGTCATCGTTGATGATCTCGGGTGGAAGCTCGGCGTCGGCAATCGTGTCGCGGGCGAAAGCGAGGAGATGTCCTACCGCATAGTGGCGGAGATACTCGCCGGCCTTGAGCCGCTCGATGACGGCAAAGGCGAAGGACGATGCCAGTGCCGGCACGGTGATTCGCCTGAGCAGCGGCTCTTGTGCGCCGACCGCTAGGGACGCCCCGCTCTCGATCGCATCGGCTAAGAGCCGGATTGCGCCGTCGCAGACGCGCACATCCGCGTTGATGCGCAGTATCGCGTCGCCCCGTGCGGCCTTCAGCAGATGTGTGACTGCGCCGGCGCAGCCGACCCGCATGGTGCCGCGGATGACCCGAACCCTGGGCGCACGGGTAGCGATCTCCTCGACGATGGTCGCCGTTTGATCGGTCGACATATCGTCGTAGACTACTATTTCGGTCAATGCGTGCACGCCAAGGTCCGCTGCGAGCAGCGACTCGAGCAGAGGGCCGATGTTGGCGGCCTCGTCGCGCGCCGGGATCAAGATACTGATATTCATACAGTGCCGCAAAGCGCCGAGAGTATTCGATGTGCGCCGACACGAACCCATCGGTCCGTGCGCCGTATCGACTGGTACCTGGTTCTCTTGTGGTCGCTCGTCCTCATACCCGCGGCTTGGATATTCCGAGACTGGCTGTTCTCGCTGCGGACGATCGCCTTCGCGGACTGGCCATATCTCGCACCGCAGACGATGGCAGACTTTTGGCCTATGCGCGAGGGCTGGATCGCATACAACGGCGTCGGCTTTAGTTCCGCCGCGTCACTGCCGGGCTTCCTACTGGATGTACTGTGCGGGCTCGCCTCGCTCGCGCACATCCCATTCGAAGTTTTCGAGCGCGCCGTCTATTTCGTGCCGGCGTTCATCATCTGCCTCGCGGGAACGTACGCGCTCACGCTTGAGCTGACGCACAGCAGAACCGCGGCGATCGTCGCGAGCGCCTTCTCGATCTTCAACGGCTACGGCCTGCGCATCTTGGGGCTCGGCCAGGTGTCGATATTCGTCGCGGCCGGCCTGCTGCCGGTGTTCGCCTTGCTCTTCATCAAACTCATGCGTGGGGTCACGCCTCCCCGCGTCGCCGGTATGATCGCCGTCTTCGGAGCGATGTTGGCGTACGATCTTAGAATCGCATACGTCGCCGTGCTCGTCGGGCTCATGATGGGAGCCGGCTATCTCGCGCTCCAGCACCTGCGCGCATTGCCGTCGTTGGCGGGCATAGGTGGATCGATCGTCGCGGCCGTCCTGTTCGTGCATGCGGCGTGGGTGCTTCCCTCGCTATACTACCACAAGCTCGAGCCGAAGCTGCCCCCAGGATTTGATGCGCGCGGCTGGTTCGACGTGCTCAGCTATTTCACGCTGCCCGAAGCGCTGACGCTGTACCATCAATGGAAGATGCCCGGCTATGGGACCGCCTACCCGCCGGTGCTTCCGTATATCGTCTTGTTCGCGCT contains:
- a CDS encoding DUF5069 domain-containing protein, which gives rise to MSSRPRRWTETLDGIRWLPRLIDKARMAQRGELGAYLFGHSPVDIGMLRRLGLTTSQFADIVAANPDDAGVLEELRQRGFDEERLQRWSRLLPARHPWIIGLIDRDEDYVAHGPWFVLIAPFRATEGFWMGLVRRVMKAP
- a CDS encoding glycosyltransferase family 2 protein, encoding MTTQRFVVVIPVARYHERLARCLEACSRLTYEPRTICVVSDDPLELPHDQHFINVVTGAGGLTGPGAKRDLATLACPDAGVYAYLDDDAYPPPQWLDEAAAVLDQHPDAAGAGGPGLMPDDQTFWERVSSAVLGSPAGSGPLRFRFVLEAARDCDDFPAYDMFVRRPWLTSVGGWATNWYGGEDTTLCARLADRGGLLRYDPRLFVFHYRRPLWPAHAWQIYNVGRSRGCFIRAKDSRSRRLAFAGPFAFLAGVLGFALLPFSGVPVAVALGAAACAYTALALLGSTPSDDWRVRLLTPLGLIIHHAAYAAGLTLGLLTGKRTVRGEDITRSASWSTERSPTPNSGPG
- the murJ gene encoding murein biosynthesis integral membrane protein MurJ, producing MAVAKVAEPSQSFLNRPSAHVTASTLAVMLATLASMLLGFAREVVNAKYFGEAWEYDAFIVAAIIPTLVFGVFNGALVSALVPVFSDYFASKREGEAWRLSSTVINVLLILLVACAALGWLAAPWIVKLVANGFSPDHAAVTVRMTRILMPTIIATSIAGVLQAVLNAQQRYRAAALQGIALNVLTILGVLLFFNQYGIYALVFGTAAGIVAQLLVQVPSFLRRNRYLPVIDLKHPGISALFVILGPIIVGSAVGQVNLLVDKYFGSHLPAGAIAAMNYATKLVGFPQQLFAVAIATVIFPILSAQFATRETAALRQTASTGLRMTALITIPAAAGLIVLAQPILSVLFERGAFTYGDVVRTAGALQYYAVGLLGIAASIVLTRCFFAMRDSRTPVIVAIGVMAQNVVLSALLVGPYGVNGLAASNSMSSLTEALVLFWLLHRRIGPVDEGGDLIGSCILRVGIASGAMAAAAWLVHRLLWHDAGTLFQHATTLAVAILVGGVVFLAVGTALRVRELAMLLAMGAEYVERRAASAAAQR
- a CDS encoding glycosyltransferase; translation: MNISILIPARDEAANIGPLLESLLAADLGVHALTEIVVYDDMSTDQTATIVEEIATRAPRVRVIRGTMRVGCAGAVTHLLKAARGDAILRINADVRVCDGAIRLLADAIESGASLAVGAQEPLLRRITVPALASSFAFAVIERLKAGEYLRHYAVGHLLAFARDTIADAELPPEIINDDHYLAMHIFRKGGTIVYVPEARCQLNPATTFADYWRVSRRVLEGERQLRRGYGVEATPFHVLASAVLATAARKPARAACWALMYTISSSLPSPVRNSAWETVRSTKTRIA
- the rfbD gene encoding dTDP-4-dehydrorhamnose reductase, with the protein product MKIAVIGAPGQFGSDLVRLARERRLGVIALSHQDCDVRDRASLDRALADIGPGDAVVNTAAMNKTEDCELLPAATVEVNVHGAYHAALAAAARGATPVYISTDYVFDGTKKTPYVESDPTLPLSVYGSSKAAGEALVRLNKQHYIMRVSSLFGVAGNRGKGGNFVETMLVQGQRGESPRVVDDIVSSPTSTADAAALLLDLLERKAPTGTYHLSNEGAVSWREFADEIFAQCRMRVRAEPIRIKDLPMGVRRPAYSAMTSEKLGALGLKARPWREALSDYLKAKGHVK
- a CDS encoding SDR family oxidoreductase → MKILVTGGAGYIGAVLCEQLLAAGHQVRVLDRLYWGYTPLEHLRGRVEIVHEDVRAINPRVLDGIDGVAHLAGLSNDPTAEYNPDANWQMNADATAHLAVACKQRGITRFTFGSSASIYDGLGDGLFDETAPVKPRGAYSLSKFAAEQSLLSIADADFAPAILRQGTVYGYSPRMRLDLVVNTFIKDALLRGTLFLHGGGWMWRPLVDITDVARAHVLCLSADPADVGGQIFNVVHGNFQIRQLAMLVAGSLLLHDKTVRLEDAPLPKINRDYRCANGKLTEKLGFTPHVTVLESIERMLKALPLQDPSELAHPRYYNIKWMTLLEEILSTHAGERSIWDVVPLDAAVGARAPSSLDGPSPSKSLRSL